One Gordonia pseudamarae genomic window, GGGGAATGCCCTCATCGGCGCGACACCCGCCCTCCTCGCCGAAGAACTGCCCGACGCGGCGTTCAAACCGATCGAAGGGGACGACAAGAAGATCGCGACCGCGATCACCAAGGCCAACAAGGCCGAACGCAACGATCAGGGCAGCCTGTTCGGCCTGGGCGAAGCACTTCCCACAAACACCTCCCTGGCACGAGAGGTACAGCAGGTCGTCGGTCGCGACACCCTGTCACTGGCCGACGTCCACGTCCAGCAACAGCGTCTGCGGACCTACGAGGACTCACCTGAGTACCGCAACGCCCGACTGGTCGCCGATGCGTGGTGTGCCGCGTTCGTGTGGCCCAAGACCGACAGCGCACCCAAACCGATCACCCACGCCACCATCACCGGTCTGCGAGACGGCACCACCTGGCTGGACAGCAAGCAAGACAACCAGCTTGAACAACTTACCGCCGAGTACCGCTTCTTCCACTGGCACCTGGAGTTTCCGCATATATTCCCCACTGATTCTACCGATTCGGGCACCGTCAATGAGGCGACCGGTTGGGCCGGCGGCTTCTCTGTGGTCCTGGGCAACCCGCCATGGGAGCGAGTCAAGCTGCAGGAGCAGGAGTTCTTCGCGGCCCGCGATCCCGAGATCGCGACTGCACCGAACGCAGCCGCTCGAAAGAAGCTGATTGCGGTGCTGCCGAATACCAACGAATCGCTGTACCGAGCGTTCGTCGCCGAGAAGCGCCGCGCCGAAGGCATCTCACACATCTTGCACAATTCGGGCCGCTACCCGCTCACCGGACGCGGCGACATCAATACCTACGCGGTATTCGCCGAAACCAACCGGAACCTCATCGACGGTAGTGGGCGACTCGGTGCGATCCTGCCGACTGGCATCGCCACAGATGCCACCACCCAGTACTTCTTCAAGGACTTGGTCGAGCACGGATCGATCGCCAGCCTGTATGACTTCGAGAACTCACGCCCCCTATTCGCAGGCGTCCATCGGAGCTTCAAGTTCTGTTTGCTCACCTTGACTGGTCGGGATACCCGCGAGCCAGAGGCCGACTTTGCGTTCTTCGCACACGACCCGACGGACCTACTGCGCCCCGACACCTGCTTCACGTTGAGCCCCGAAGAGATCACCCTCCTCAACCCCAATACCGGAACCTGCCCGATATTCCGATCGCGCCGCGATGCCGAGATCACCCTCGGAATCTACAAACGCGTCCCGGTCCTCATCAACGAGAACGACCCCAAGAACGGAAACCCGTGGGGCATAAAATTTATGACGATGTTCCACATGTCGAACGACTCCGGCTTATTCCATACCCGCGAAGAACTCGAAGCCGACGGTTGGACACTGCGCGGCAATGTCTTCGAGAGAGAGAGAGAGAGAGAGAGAACAACTCCAGCGGATGCTCCCCCTCTACGAGGCCAAGATGATCCATCACTTCGACCACCGCTGGGCCACCTACGAACCCGACGGCGCCACTCGCCTGGTCACCGCCGAAGAGAAAGCCGACCTAAACTTCGTTGTCATGCCGCGCTACTGGGTCGCGGAGCAGGAAGTCACTGCCAAGCTTCCCAGCGGCACTCCCAACGAGGATTTCCTGGCGGGCTACCGATGGATCGCTCGATCGACAGACGAGCGTACGATGATCGCCGCCACGTTCCCACGATCCGGAGCTGGAAACAGTCTGCCAGTCATACTCAGTTCGGGTGACCCAAAGGTCCTGACGGTTCTGATGAGTGCGTTCGCGCTTGACTTTGCTGCCAGACAAAAGCTTGGGGGCGCAAATATGACATTCGGCACGGTATCTCAACTTCCGATCCCGAGCCCGTCCGAACTTAATAAGGTTCCGGAGTGGAGTAACCGCAGCCTTGGCCATTGGGCCAACGATCAGAGTCGACGCATCACCCGACAAGCGCGATCACGGCGATTACTCCGCGCCGAACTCGACGCCGCCTTCTTCCACCTCTACGGAATCGAACGCGACGACGTCGACTACATCATGGATACCTTCCCCATCGTCAAACGCAAGGACGAGGCCCAACACGGCGAGTATCGCACCAAACGCCTGATCCTCGAAGCCTACGACGCCATGGCCGAAGCCGAGGCCACCGGCATCCCCTACCGTTCCTCGACCGGAATCGACGACGCCCAGTTGGAGGCGACCACATGACCGCAGAGATCGAAACCATGCTGCCGCTGTACGAGGCGAAGATGATCGCCGCGTATGACCACCGAGCGGCAGACGTCGTGAAGAGCGAGACGGCAACCAAACGGCAGAACCAACCTCGGTATCTGACCACATTCGAGCACCAAGACGTGACACGTGTGGCATTGCCGTACTACTGGGTCGCCGAAGAGGACATGCCCGAACGGGAGGACGAATGGCTCCTCGCATTCCTTAGGATTACGAGTGCGACGAATCATCGAACGTTTATCTCTAGCGCTTTGCCGTGGTCCGCTGCCGGAGACTCAGTCTTTCTCGCACACGCAGACACAAAACCCAGTTGCCTCTTGGCGTGCTTCAACTCTTTCGTGTTCGACTTCGTTTCCCGCCAGAAGATCTCCGGACTGAATATGCTGTTCTACATTGTCAGGCAGTTGCCAGTGCCCACTCCCCAACAGCTGGCGATGCCATTCACGTGGACCGGCGACAAAACAATCGCCGACTGGATTGACCAACGAGTTCTGGAGCTCACCTACACCGCTCACGACATGCAGGATTTCGGAGAGTCGCTCAACGAGAGCGGCGAGGTATTCGTGTGGGATGAGGATCGGCGCTCCTACATACGCGCCGAACTCGACGCCGCCTTCTTCCGTCTCTACGGCATCGAACGCGACGATGTCGACTACATCATGGACACCTTCCCCATCGTCAAACGCAAGGACGAGGCCGAACACGGCGAGTACCACACCAAACGTCTGATCCTCGAGGTCTACGATCGAATGTCTGACCTGCCCGAGCAGAGGTCCGTGTAACCCACATACGCAATCGGACGTCAGAGCATCGCTACCAGGCCATTCATAGCATGGACCATATTTGCCTTGTATTCCGCATCTATTACCACTCGACGCCCCATAACTTGACGCTTTCCAGGCTTCAGTGCATAGAGCGGAATCCCCTTGGCGAAGGCAACCACTCCCGTCGTCTGAAAGTCTCGAATGCTCACAAATCCATCCTCTAGGTCGGAGAATGTAAACATCTCAGGATTTGACCTAAGGAGGCCATCAACGTCAGCGTCGATTGATCGCAGCACCGCCGCGTAGGCGGACGCATCCGTAATGTACTGAGTGATTCGATTCTTTGCAATCAAATGCACCTTCGGAAGCGATCGGTTCGCATCTCGTAGCCTGGTTGCGAATGCATATTGCGAGTAGATCTCGGATGGCAACTTAAGCCCATAGACAAGCGAGAAGGCGTTCTGAATCGCCCTTCGCGAAGAGTCATCCGCCATTACCGGCAGTACTAAACGATCAACCACAGACAGAGCGATTTGCGTATAGATCGAGAAGCTCGGATTGCAGTCAATGAACGCGACATCGTACCTATTTGACGATAACTCCAAGAGATCCTTGAGCCAATCGATCACCGCAAGCCAAGCGTTCGTTCCAGGAATGTTTGTATTAGCGAGGGTCGATATGGCATTCGACTGTAGTTCCAGAAGCGGATCCCCGCAGATGAGGTCCACATTTGTCGGGATATCAGCATTAATCGTCGCCGGCGTTGTTATATAGTCGTCAAATCGCACTGCCGACGGCATTGTGAATGGCGCAGGCAGCCTTTGCTGGAAGTAGCCACCAATAGTAGCTCTCGGAACCAACCCCTGAATACCGAGAAGTTTATCGCTCCCACCATTATCCAGACCTCCGAGTAGCAGTTCAGATAGATTCGCTTGAGGGCAAACATCCACAACCAGTATCCGCTTGTCCGGGTTCGCGTGCGCATAAAAGCAGACAGACTGGAAGCACAGGCTCGTCTTCCCAGTTCCACCCTTATTGTTCCAGTAACCGTACGTCAGCATCGGCCAGCTCCTAGGTCGTTGTTACCACCACCGCCCGGCGGAGGTGGACGGCATAGCGTCCACAATGGACGGTATCACGTACAACGTAGACATCAAGGTGTCCTCGTTATACGTTCTCCTTAGCGGAACTAGACCGGCAGGAGTACCTGTGCAGAACCTCGCTAGACGTCATCAGCGGCGCCGTCCGGACCACCGACGATGCAAGCCCTTCGGAGCAAGTTCGAATGAGTGATCCGTGGCACCACCCCCACAAGGAGTGCCGGGAGACGCTTCACCTCGCGAAAGAACTCGGCTGGCCGGCCCCGGTCAAAGCGAGCAACCATGGCGGGTTGGTCCTGAACTGCCCCGAGAGCGATCCCGGTTGTCGCCTCAGGTTCTACTCGACACCGAAGGGTGTCGAGAGCTGGGCCCGCAACGCACGTCGCAAGATCAAGCAGTGCCCGCACGTCGCCGACGAGACGCCTTTCGACAGAGTTGAGCGCCTGCTTGGGCAGGCAGAGAGGCTCCTGGTCGCGGCCGAAACGGAGCTGAAACGGCAGGACGCTGCAAACCACGCCCTGGAACTACTCGCCGAAGCCGACGGTCAACTCGATCAGGTCGATCGGGAGCTGACAGACTTGGAGGCTGAGTTCGAGGCCGCCGCCACCGCCGAGCAGCAACTCGCGGCCGATCGAGACCTCCTCGTCGAGGACCAAGAGGACGGGTGGACACCCGAGGAGTTCGTCGAGAAGGCGAGTTTCGGCCTCCGTACGGTCCGTACTGAACTGCGCGATCTCCCTGCCAGGAACCCTCGCCACCAGGCAGGAACCGAACGACATGATGCGGCGGTTGCCCGCGTCACGAGCCTCAGAGCACGCCTGGAATGCCTATAGGCGCTGCCATCTGCCAAAGTCGCCCCAAGTCTTACCAAGTCGCCGCGGGTTCGGTACCGTGGTTGGCAACTGCCAACCGCAGACTATTTGCCTACCGAGAGGAGGCGCGTTCGATATGGCAACCTTGCCCGTAGGAGTGCGAATCTCCGGTCTCGACTTTGACGACGACGCGACGTTCCAGGTACTCGGCGAGAAGTACCCCGATACCTTCCTCGCAGGCGAGCAGCCCTGCGTGCTCATGATGTCAGTGTCCGACGCGGACCCGGTTTCAGCCGTTGTCGAGCTCGTCCGCGCGATGCAGGCCGACCTGCCGCAGCTTCGCGTACACGGTGTCGACCGCGATCTGGTGGGCACCACCGATATCGCGCACCGCGCGGGCGTGAGCCGCGAGGGCGCACGCAAGTGGAGCCAGGCCGAGGGGTTCCCCCAACCGTTCGACTACCTCCAGACAGCCTCCATGCCGGTGTGGGCGTGGACCGAAGTCGCGCAATGGCTGAAGGAAGCACGGGGGCTGGAAGTCGACGACCCGTTGCCCACTGTGCAGGTCCTCACCCAGATCGAGAACAGCCTGATGCGCAATCCCGACCACACAACCATCGAATGGCACCAGATTCAGTACCCGAGCCGCACCCCTGGTCACGTCATGAATCGAGACTTCGCGTTGTCCGCGCTTGAACGTTCTGTTGCCGCCGCCAGTCGTTTCGGCGCAACTCCCAACTTCCAACCCATACCAGTTCGCTAGGAATCAGCCTGATGATCACGATCTCCGGCGACACCGACGAACCGTCGCCAGAAGCGGTCAATCTGATCATCGCGGCGACCTCACCAGCCCAGATTCGTGTCGATGAGGTCGAGGCCGGGCCCGTACGGACGAGCGCATTTACCAGTTCTGGCTACTCGCTTGGTCGCGGCATTCCCCAGTACGCGCTCGCCGGCAACGATGACCACCTCCTGGTGCGGATCGAACACACCCTCACCATCGGCGACGACGACTCCACAGCACAGACAACGATCCGCGTCGTCCACCTAGCAACTTTCGAATGCACAGATGACCTGGAAACCACCGCTCCGGCAATCGCGGAATGGTTCGAAACGGCGGTGTACTTCATCATCTACCCGTACGTCCGCCAATTCTTCACCGCCCTGACAGCCGACATGGGAATTCCACCTGTAGTGCTCGACTACCTGCGTCAGCCCCAACGGGACGATTCAGGTTCAACCGACGCATCGACCAACCACGAGTAGCGAAGATCGGTGTCGCCCGTGCCAACCGACTCGCCCACGATGTCGCTGGGCCATGCCGCATTGATCACCCTCATCACCGAGTACGTACCGTTCGCCCTCGACGCGTCACGAGACGAGGCGCAGTACCTCATGTACTTCCTCCACGTACTCGGCGAACCCCTTGAACTTCAGTACACGCTGAACAGGAACGGCCCGGTCTCCGCGGGTGTCGATGTCCTGTTCAGTGAGGTTACCGAGCATTTTGCGACCAATTGCCCCGCCACGGCCTACGCCAGTTGGACTGGTGTGCCCGTCGACGTCGAGCGTCAAGCACACGAGGTCGTCGCACATCACCCGGGTTCACGTCTGCGCGTCGCGCGCGTCTCCGAAGTCATCGATGGGTTCGAATCCGCGTACGCCTTACAGTTGCTGGCAACCGTGCAGTGGATGGTACGACACGTCCCTGAGGCCGCGAATGACCTCGCTATCACGGTCCGGGCAATCGGTGAATGGACGACCCATGATCCCCGCATGTACACCGAGGAGCACATTCGTATCGCATGGTCCGCGCTGCGCGACCGAACGACCACAACCTATCGCCCCAGGTAAGGAGCCGAACCACCTTGTCCGGCAATGCAGACAAACCAGACCCTTCCCTGAACCGGTCCGCAGCACCGGCCGTCGAGAACATCGGTCGCCGATCGAAGCCCCAGTACGCACCAAGCCCGGACGTTGCACGCGCATGGCGTGTCTATGGTTCCAACGTCGGCGGCACCGACATGGTGCCGATCTGGCGGAAGAAATCCTCGGTATCGCTCGCCGCGAAGTTCCTTCCGAGCGTGGACTCGGATATCAGCTTGGAGGATCTGAAATCGGTTGTTGAAGAAAGCTATTCGTCATTCAACTACACCGTGCGCAAAGAGAAGGCCGACGAGTTCTATTCATTCCTCGCCCGAATGAGCCGCGGCGATCTGATAGTAACAGTGAGCCAAGGCCGAGTCTACTTCGGCACGGTCACCGGCGACGCCGTGTACGCCCGCGACAGCGCAGGCCGATCCAAACTGCGGCGGCCCGTTCACTGGCATGAGAAATCCATCTCCACCGCCCAACTACCCCCCGAGCTGTCCACCCGACTCAACGAGACGGGCGAGGTCCTCGACCTCACCGGTCAGGTCGACACCATTCGTACCCTCATCGACCTGCCGCGACCAGGGCCATCGCACTCGTCGCTGCACATTCCCGACGCCGACGAGTCCCTCGCCGAACACCTGAACGTCGGCCAGGACTGGCTGCAGGAATGTATCGACCTGCTCCGGGACCGTCCCCAGCTCATCTTCTACGGCCCGCCCGGAACCGGAAAGACCTACATAGCAAAGACATTGGCCCGACATCTCGCCGGTCCAGACAGAGTCAAGATCGTGCAGTTCCATCCCGCCTACTCGTATGAGGACTTCTTCGAGGGATACCGGCCCGGTCAGCAGACCGGGGGCCACGTCGGATTCGACCTGAGGAAAGGACCGCTCCGGAGGCTCGTCGACGAGGCGATCGCGAGCCCTCAAGCGCCGTTCGTGCTCATCATCGATGAAATCAATCGCGGCAACCTCGCGAAAATCTTCGGCGAGCTGTACTTCCTGCTTGAGTACCGCGACGAGCGCATCGACCTCATGTACAGCGAAACCCCGTTCGCGTTGCCGCGCAATATCGTCATCATCGGCACCATGAACACAGCCGACCGGTCCATCGCGCTGGTCGACGCGGCAATGCGCCGACGATTCTCCTTCGTCGCATTGCACCCTTCCCAGGAACCGGCCAACGGCGTCCTGCGCAGTTGGCTCACCGCGACCAATCGGCCCACCGATGTCGCTGATCTCCTCGACGAATTGAACGCCCGGATCGAAGACGACGATTTCAAGATCGGTCCGTCGTACTTCATGCGCGAGTCAGCTTTCACCGATCAAGGGCTACAGCGGATTTGGCGCACATCGATCCTGCCACTCCTCGAAGAGCACCACTACGGCGACGGCATCAACGTGGAAAAGCGTTACGGACTGGACATCATCCGCAAGCGAGTAGCCGACCATGTCGACGCCCGATCAGAAGCCTTCGGCGATGCCCCGGCCAGCGCTGACGCTGACTGAAGGCGGGTATGCCGAACGGCAGCTCACCGGCGACGAGTACGCCGCGCTCCGTGGATCACCACTGGTCGAGGTCACCCCCACCCTCATCGAGGGCGTGTTCACGATCGGCGCCGCCGCCAACAAGGTCGGCGCGCTGGCCGCCGGGGACCTGCAGATCGTAGTCAGACCGAAGATCGCCGACCTCAACCGGCTGATCTTCCTCCTCGGCTACGCGAAGAAGCCCGGCATCTGGCACGACGACCCCGTGCACCTGACCACCGACGACGAACTGTTCCCCGCTCTCGCCGAAGCATTCTCCCGACTCGCCACCCACGCGACCGCTCAGGGGTTGCTCCAGGGCTACCGAACCGTCACCGACAGCCTGCCCGTACTGCGCGGCCGGGTCCTCGCCGGTGAGCAGATGACCCGTCACTACGGTTTCGCGGTGCCGCTCGCCGTCGAATACGACGAGTTCACCACCGACATCGCGGAGAATCAGATCCTGCTGGCCGCCACGCTACGTATGCTCCGCGTTGCCGGTGTCACCACCACCGCGCGACGCCGGCTTCAGCGATTACACCTCGCGTTGGCCGAGGTCACGAACCCTTCTCGGGGTACGACCGCACCCGCGTGGCGTCCTACCCGGCTCAACGCCCGCTACGTCAACGCGCTCCGCCTCGCCGAAGTGATCCTTGCCGCCCAATCGTTCGAACACCACGCGGGTGACCTCGCGGTCAGTGGCTACGTCTTCGATATGTGGCGAATCTTCGAAGACTTCATCTGTACCGCGCTCAGCGAGACATTGACGAGGCGAGGTAACCGGTCGCTGACCCAGCAGCGTGTCTACCTCGACGACGCCGACCGGGTGACGATGCGGCCCGACCTGCTGTGCGTCGACGGCACCGACAACGCGGTTGCCGTCGTCGACGCGAAGTACAAAGCCGAGAAACCCGACGGTTTCCCCGACGCCGACCTCTACCAGATGCTGGCGTACTGCACAGCTCTCGGACTCACCGACGGCCACCTCGTCTATGCGAAGGGGAACGAGACACCAACGTCGCACGTTGTCCGGCGCTCAGGAGTCGTGATTCACTGCCACGCTATCGACCTGTCACTACCGCCGCAGCACTTGCTCGACCGCATCAACGAGTTGGCCCGCTTCATCCTGGCGACCGGCGCCCCGGCGCCGGATATCAGTACGCCAGGTCCGCCCAGTCGATGACGATCGGGAACGGGGCCCTGATGCCGATGCCGGCACCATCGGCCGGAGTCCACTCACCGACGAGAAGGTAGTTGGCCTGGCGCAGCGGACGAACCCCGTCGGGCAGCGGGCCGGGCGTCGATTCCAGGCCGTACGCACGGATCGAGGCGATGGCACTCGCCGAACGATCCAGTGCCGCCTCCCAGTACCAGGGGATACCCGCCGATGCGTACCGCATCCTTTTGGCTTCCACGTCGGTCGGGGAGTTTCCCGGGGACAGGACTTCACCGACCAGGACGACGTCAGCGGCGCGCAGGTCCTGATAGGGCTTGTCGAGGCAGCGGTGGACGAGGAAATCCGGGGTGAGGAAGTCGTTCTTGCCGTCGGCGCTCAGGAACACGTTGGTTTCGGTGGTGACGCGCAGGCAGCGCTCGGGGTTGTCGGACCGGTCGGCGCGAACGCACCGCTCCAACGCCGCCCAGATCCGGTTGGTGAAAGTCTGGTGTTCTGCCGGGCCGCGCCGCATCCACACGACCCGGCCATCCCACAGTTCGACCTGCTCGGCGATCTCCTCGGGCAGTTCCCGGAGTTCCTCCCACGTCATGTACTCGGGGAGATCCGGGCGCTCACCGTACGGAACGGACATGGATCAACTGTATCCGTCCCGACGATCGGGCGCGGTGGGTCAGTGTTCGGTGGAGAAGCCGACGCGGCGGCGGTGATTCTCGATGGCCAGCACCACCAGCCGGTCGATGAGGTCGGCATAGCCCAGACCCACGGCGTCCCACAGTTTCGGGTACATCGAGCCGGGAGTGAAGCCGGGGATGGTGTTGATCTCGTTGAGCAACCAGCCGCGACCGTTCTCCTCGTAGAAGAAGTCGACGCGGGCCAGGCCGGCGCACCGTAGCGCGAGGAAGGCGTCGACGGCCAGGTCGCGGACCTCGGCGATCGCGGCGGCGGGCAGGTCGGCGGGGATCGCGAGCTTGGCCGCACCGGTGACGTACTTGTCGTCGTAGTCGTAGAACTCGCCGCCGGGCAGGATCTCGCCGGGCACCGACGTTTCGGGGGCGGTATTGCCCAGAACCGCCACCTCGATCTCGCGGGCGGTCACCGCCTCCTCGATGACGAGGGTGTCGTCGTAGCGCAGCGCGACATCAATGGCCTTGTCGAGTTCGGACTCGTTGTGTGCCTTGGTGATTCCCACCGACGAGCCGAGGTTGGCAGGTTTGACGAACACCGGCAGGCCGAGGGTCTCGACGGCCCGGCCGACGATCTCGCGGGAGTCGTCGATGCCGTCGCGGAACTCGATCCATCGGCATTGCGGGATACCGGCCTGCTCGGTGACCCGCTTGGCCATCGCCTTGTCCATGCACACCGCCGAGGCGAGCACACCCGAACCGACATACGGCAGCTTGAACAGCTCGAGCATCCCCTGAATGGTGCCGTCCTCGCCGTGCGGGCCGTGCAGCAGCGGCAGCACCACGGTGATCGCACCGCGCGCGTCACCCCGCAGCACGGTCAGCGGCTCGACGACGGTGCCGGTCACCTCCAGCGCGTTCGGCAGCGACGTGCCGTCGGCGAGGGCGGCGATCGCATCGTCGTTGCGTATCCAGGAGCCGTCCTTGCCGATGCCGACGGGTACGAGTTCGTACTTCGTACGGTCCGCGGCGGCCAGGACGTGGGCTGCGGTAACCCGGGACACATCGTGTTCTGCCGATACTCCGCCGAACAGGACGACAAGACGCAGGAGGGGCGAGGCCATGACGTTCAGCCTAGTGGGTGCGGTGTCACCCACACGGATGCCTCCCACACGCGCGGTGCGACCACGACAAGCCGGGCGAGCGCTACGATTGCTACACACATTTGCTATCCACCTGGGGAGGAACCATGCGCACCATCGCACATCGAGAACTCCGCAATAACTCGTCAAAGATCCTCGAAGCGGTTCGCAACGGGGAAAGTTTCGAGATCACCAACCACGGGGTGGTCGTCGCGGTCCTGTCACCGCCATCGCTGACGCCGTACGAGCGACTCCTCGCCGAGGGGAAGGTGCAACGCGGTACGCAGGAACGCAATTTCTCCAGGTTCAAGCCCGCACTCGCCGACCGCGATCCAGGCGACGTGCTGAACGAGATGCGCGGGCAGCGCGACCTCATGTTCGATGAGTGACGCGGCGGGTCGTCGCCGATGATCATCTACATCGACACCTCGGCACTGATCAGGCTCCTGGTGGCCGATGACTCACCCGAATCCGCTGGTCTGTCCGCACGGATCACCGACTATCTCGATCACGTGGACGGCGATGACACGCTCCTGTCGTCGACCCTGCTGAGAACCGAGATTCTGTGCCAAGCGAATCGACAGCCGGAAATCGATCTCGCCGGAGCGGACGAGCTGCTGACGACGATCGACATCATTCCCGTCGAACGGGAAGACTTCGCGAACGCCCCACTCGTGCCCGGTCGGCTCCGTGCACTCGACGCCCTTCACCTGGCTGTGGCAATCCGGCTACGCGCGGACGTCATGGTGTCCTTCGACTCCGAGTTGCTTCGGGCGGCCCGGCTCGCCGGGATGCGCGTCGGTCCATGAGCGGGACGCGCCCACCCGCCCAGTAGATTGTTCAGCATGCGTTTTTCGGCAGCACAGATCGCCCAGGCAACCGATGGTGAGGTGGTCGGCGACGCCGACGCCGTGATCGACGGGGTCAACATCGACTCGCGGATCGTCGGGCCGGGGCAGTTGTTCGTGCCGATCGTCGCCGAACGCGACGGTCACGCCTTCATCGGTAAGGCCGTCGAGGCCGGGGCGACGGTGTATCTCTCGTCCGATCCGACGACCGATGTGCCGGGTGCGACCGTCGTGCGGGTGGCCGACACCGCTCTGGCCCTGGCCGACCTGGGCCGTGCGGCCCGTACCCGGCTGCCCGCCCGCGTCGTCGGGGTGACCGGCTCGGTCGGCAAGACCTCCACCAAGGATCTGCTGGCCGGGGTGCTGGCCACCACCTACCCGACGGCGGCGAGCGAGAAGTCGTTCAACAACGAACTGGGCCTGCCGATGACCCTGGTGAACGCCCCCGACAGCACCGAGGCGGTGGTGCTGGAGATGGGTGCGCGCGGCATCGGCCACATCGAGCTGCTGTGCGGCATCGGCCGCCCCACGGTCGGGGTCATCACCCGCGTCGAAGCGGTGCATCTGGAGATGTTCGGCTCGCTGGAGGCCGTCGCGCAGGCGAAGGGTGAGCTGATCGAGGCCCTGCCCGACGACGGGGTGGCCGTCCTCAACGCCGACGATCCGGTGGTGGCCGCGATGGCGGCACGTACGTCCGCGCCGGTCCTGACGTACGGCCTTGCCCCCACCGCCGACGTGCACGCCTCCGGCGTCTCCCTGGATTCCGAACTGCGCGCGTCGTTCCGGCTGCACACCCCGTGGGGTGAGGCGGACGTCCGACTCGGTGCGCGCGGCGCACACCAGGTTCCCAACGCGCTGGCCGCCGCCGCTGCCGGTGGTGGTGTGGGCGTTCCCGTCGAGCAGATCGCGCTGGGGCTGCGGATCGCCGCACTGTCGGGGCTGCGGATGGAACTGACCACCACCCCGAGCGGGGTGATCGTCATCAACGACGCCTACAACGCGAATCCGACGTCGATGACCGCCGCGCTGAACTCGCTGGCCACGCTCCGGGCCGGCCGCCGGGTCGCCGTTCTCGGCGCGATGGCCGAACTCGGCGACGACTCGGATGCCGCACATGCCGGCATCACCCGCACCGCGATTGAGCTGGGTGTGGAGGTGATCGCCGTGGACGCACCCGCCTACGGTGACGGCGCCCGGCATGTCGCCGGTGTCGACGCGGCCGTCGCGGCTCTCGCCGACCTCGCCGACGGCGATGCGGTGCTGGTCAAGGCCAGTCGGGCGGCCGCGCTGGAGCGGGTCGCGAACAGGCTGGTCGGCTAGGTCGCGAGCTCGTCGTCAAACGTCCCTCGCTCGCGCAGGCCACGGCGTAGCATCGGGACGGTGACGAATGTTCTTCGCGTGCTGGTCTATTCGAGCGACTCCGATACCCGGGCACAGGTGATCGGCGCGCTGGGCACCCACCTCGATACCGGGGCGAGCGCAGCGACGGGAAATGTCACCGGCGGTCCCGAACTGTCGTACTACGAGGTGTCCACCGCGCCGATGCTGTTCGCGCAACTGGACTCGGGCTCGGTGGATGTGGCCGTCCTCGACGGCGAGGCCTCGCCCGTCGGCGGCCTGGGCATCGCCAAGCAGATGAAGGACGAATACGACCCGGCACCGCCCACCCTGGTGCTGCTGGGCCGTGCCGACGACCGCTGGCTGGCCGATTGGTCGCGGACGGAGGCGACGGCGG contains:
- a CDS encoding Uma2 family endonuclease, coding for MSVPYGERPDLPEYMTWEELRELPEEIAEQVELWDGRVVWMRRGPAEHQTFTNRIWAALERCVRADRSDNPERCLRVTTETNVFLSADGKNDFLTPDFLVHRCLDKPYQDLRAADVVLVGEVLSPGNSPTDVEAKRMRYASAGIPWYWEAALDRSASAIASIRAYGLESTPGPLPDGVRPLRQANYLLVGEWTPADGAGIGIRAPFPIVIDWADLAY
- a CDS encoding D-alanine--D-alanine ligase family protein, encoding MASPLLRLVVLFGGVSAEHDVSRVTAAHVLAAADRTKYELVPVGIGKDGSWIRNDDAIAALADGTSLPNALEVTGTVVEPLTVLRGDARGAITVVLPLLHGPHGEDGTIQGMLELFKLPYVGSGVLASAVCMDKAMAKRVTEQAGIPQCRWIEFRDGIDDSREIVGRAVETLGLPVFVKPANLGSSVGITKAHNESELDKAIDVALRYDDTLVIEEAVTAREIEVAVLGNTAPETSVPGEILPGGEFYDYDDKYVTGAAKLAIPADLPAAAIAEVRDLAVDAFLALRCAGLARVDFFYEENGRGWLLNEINTIPGFTPGSMYPKLWDAVGLGYADLIDRLVVLAIENHRRRVGFSTEH
- a CDS encoding McrC family protein, with amino-acid sequence MPRPALTLTEGGYAERQLTGDEYAALRGSPLVEVTPTLIEGVFTIGAAANKVGALAAGDLQIVVRPKIADLNRLIFLLGYAKKPGIWHDDPVHLTTDDELFPALAEAFSRLATHATAQGLLQGYRTVTDSLPVLRGRVLAGEQMTRHYGFAVPLAVEYDEFTTDIAENQILLAATLRMLRVAGVTTTARRRLQRLHLALAEVTNPSRGTTAPAWRPTRLNARYVNALRLAEVILAAQSFEHHAGDLAVSGYVFDMWRIFEDFICTALSETLTRRGNRSLTQQRVYLDDADRVTMRPDLLCVDGTDNAVAVVDAKYKAEKPDGFPDADLYQMLAYCTALGLTDGHLVYAKGNETPTSHVVRRSGVVIHCHAIDLSLPPQHLLDRINELARFILATGAPAPDISTPGPPSR
- a CDS encoding type II toxin-antitoxin system Phd/YefM family antitoxin, which codes for MRTIAHRELRNNSSKILEAVRNGESFEITNHGVVVAVLSPPSLTPYERLLAEGKVQRGTQERNFSRFKPALADRDPGDVLNEMRGQRDLMFDE
- a CDS encoding McrB family protein; translation: MDSDISLEDLKSVVEESYSSFNYTVRKEKADEFYSFLARMSRGDLIVTVSQGRVYFGTVTGDAVYARDSAGRSKLRRPVHWHEKSISTAQLPPELSTRLNETGEVLDLTGQVDTIRTLIDLPRPGPSHSSLHIPDADESLAEHLNVGQDWLQECIDLLRDRPQLIFYGPPGTGKTYIAKTLARHLAGPDRVKIVQFHPAYSYEDFFEGYRPGQQTGGHVGFDLRKGPLRRLVDEAIASPQAPFVLIIDEINRGNLAKIFGELYFLLEYRDERIDLMYSETPFALPRNIVIIGTMNTADRSIALVDAAMRRRFSFVALHPSQEPANGVLRSWLTATNRPTDVADLLDELNARIEDDDFKIGPSYFMRESAFTDQGLQRIWRTSILPLLEEHHYGDGINVEKRYGLDIIRKRVADHVDARSEAFGDAPASADAD
- a CDS encoding ParA family protein translates to MLTYGYWNNKGGTGKTSLCFQSVCFYAHANPDKRILVVDVCPQANLSELLLGGLDNGGSDKLLGIQGLVPRATIGGYFQQRLPAPFTMPSAVRFDDYITTPATINADIPTNVDLICGDPLLELQSNAISTLANTNIPGTNAWLAVIDWLKDLLELSSNRYDVAFIDCNPSFSIYTQIALSVVDRLVLPVMADDSSRRAIQNAFSLVYGLKLPSEIYSQYAFATRLRDANRSLPKVHLIAKNRITQYITDASAYAAVLRSIDADVDGLLRSNPEMFTFSDLEDGFVSIRDFQTTGVVAFAKGIPLYALKPGKRQVMGRRVVIDAEYKANMVHAMNGLVAML
- a CDS encoding type II toxin-antitoxin system VapC family toxin, producing MIIYIDTSALIRLLVADDSPESAGLSARITDYLDHVDGDDTLLSSTLLRTEILCQANRQPEIDLAGADELLTTIDIIPVEREDFANAPLVPGRLRALDALHLAVAIRLRADVMVSFDSELLRAARLAGMRVGP